A genomic segment from Pseudomonadota bacterium encodes:
- a CDS encoding DNA methylase: LAVLRKRTSTDTAFLDELYPQVDAEVKRQLDEMRALEDARDPSFADADYQLAAYAAALKVLTAYSSIEDFDVVRELSRERKNGETSPIAALIEQAVTTACNHLIPEGVEPSTWRQLSPAERYYLKGLDLESRGEAHIAAYQELARGFGFTEYKPIVSLKANDAHLLTASELARKEMGAGAFGTSLVRHGLFAVFSALKAEDAREGRNWLKNEVPDYWSRRTLLIDILRYLGRLEGVLDHWTADAAMAVLIAGALENDHV; this comes from the coding sequence CCTCGCCGTGCTGCGCAAGCGCACCTCCACCGACACCGCCTTCCTCGATGAGCTCTATCCGCAGGTCGATGCCGAGGTGAAGCGCCAGCTCGACGAGATGCGCGCCCTCGAAGATGCCCGCGACCCGAGCTTCGCTGACGCTGACTACCAGCTGGCGGCTTACGCCGCGGCGCTGAAGGTGCTGACAGCCTACTCGTCCATCGAGGACTTCGACGTGGTGCGCGAGCTGTCACGCGAACGCAAGAACGGCGAGACATCGCCCATCGCCGCGCTCATCGAGCAGGCCGTCACCACCGCCTGCAACCACCTCATACCGGAAGGCGTGGAGCCATCGACCTGGCGGCAGCTCTCACCGGCCGAGCGCTACTACCTCAAGGGGCTCGACCTCGAGAGCCGGGGCGAGGCGCACATCGCCGCCTACCAGGAGCTCGCCCGCGGCTTTGGCTTCACCGAGTACAAGCCCATCGTGTCGCTCAAGGCGAACGACGCTCACCTGCTCACCGCCTCCGAGCTCGCCCGCAAGGAGATGGGAGCGGGCGCATTCGGCACCAGTCTCGTCCGTCACGGCCTCTTCGCCGTCTTCTCGGCATTGAAGGCCGAAGATGCCCGCGAGGGGCGCAACTGGCTGAAGAACGAGGTGCCCGACTACTGGAGCCGTCGCACGCTGCTCATCGACATCCTCCGCTACCTGGGCCGCCTCGAGGGCGTGCTCGACCACTGGACGGCCGACGCCGCCATGGCCGTGCTCATCGCCGGCGCGCTGGAGAACGACCATGTGTAG